The genomic DNA ATCCATCCGGTCATAGGCTGACCGGATATCTTATCCGGACATTGGGTGTCCGGatgcattttttttattgttaaatttTTCTCCCATCCGGTCGCTTAGTGACCGGATGTAACAAATATGCTATTTCTATCCGGCCACACAACAACCGATTGGGAGAGTTACCATTTTAAATGATGTAAGCAGGGACCCACATATCTGTTTCCCACAGCGCCGTAACGGTTTTTGTCTCATTAGCAACTTTTATAAGCGTTGCTAATGTAGAAATTGAGACCTAATTAAATTCAACCGGATGAGTtttgtttttcattcttttttttcttaaatccGGACTACGAACGACCGGATGGACCAACTTTTTGACCATTAAGTTATTGGTGTTTTTACCTCCATACCATAGGAGTTGCTCTAAGAGGCACCACTTGGCAATTCACTGTCATTTTTTCCCACCACTCTCATAAATATGCTCTTAGAGAATTTGAAAACTGTGATACATTATTTTTCACTTGTTTTCTTGTTTGAGGTCCTATATCCTGTCAGTGAACTCATGTTCTTTAACTTCAGAGTGATGGAGATGTTGACTCGTGGGAGTGGTGGAATTCGTTTAGGCTGCTCTGTGAACATCACAGCCAACTGTCAATAGCACTTGATGTTTGGTAAGTTTTTGGCTTGATGTAGCATGAAACTCTTTGACCAGCATATAGAAATATAAAGCATACTacatttatatccaaaactcaattcaACTTTTTCTTCTGTAGGAGTACGCTACCATCTCCAAACTCACTCGGACGTTGGTTCGGTGAGCCAGTTAGGGCAGCCATCCTTCATACCAGTGTAAGTTTTTCTGTACATGTCGCGGTTGCATTTGAATCTGCGTTTGACTTAAGTTATGCTCAGTACAAAATAATGAACTGGCTGTTAATTTGACAGGCATTTCTCACAAATGCAAGGGGCTTTCCTTGTCTTTCTAAGCGTCACCAAAAGCTTATTGATGGATTGTTTAATCATTCGATGCAGGTAAGAAATTTCACTATAAATTCACTTATCTCCGCGTCAACCCACTTTTGATTTTGCGACTTTCTCTTTAACAGATAGTGGTCTGTGGAAAGCCAGCTCATAATATTTCAGCAGATAGTTTGGAGAGTGTGCCAACTGATTATAGTAATAACCACGTGGACGGTAAATCTCAGAAGTCCTTTGCTGTTATCCGTTTGACAGCTACATTTACCCAAGTTGTTTTAGTGTTTTTGTTGTAGTATCTTTCTCTTTTCGTAGTATTTTCTTCTTTGTAGTGTAGTCTTAGGTTTGTTGTTGCTATTATTATGTTTGTATCCAGTCTTTTAAGCTCTACACACGGTTCAAGTGTCATGTTGATGAAAAATGCGTCTTGGCTCTTAAATATATTGTCTTGTATATTCCTGATTCTACAGTTTTCTGGTGGTTCAGGTATAGCAAGACATCCATTAAGATCCTATCTTGATTACGTTGCTTACCTCTACCAGAGGATGGATCCACTTCCTGAACAAGAACGTTTTGAGGTAACTCCCCCCCTCTCCTTCCCTTATTCCCATGGAGGGGACAATTTTGTCGTTTCTTTTTTTAACCGTTCAATGTTGTTCTGGAATTTTTCTTGACACTGCCACTTCTAATGCCAGCTAGGTTACAGGGATTTCTTACAGTCTCCTTTGCAAGtaagtattttttttcttaatcgtgGATCACTTTTATTTCGTAAAAAAATTAATCTGCTTATCAAATCTTTTATCTCAAGAATTCTGTTCTATCTTACTCAAGGGCTTCATAATAAATTTTTCTTTGTTCCCTTCATATTGGTTTACCCTCCTTGTCCCCGTGTTCTTAAACTTTGTTTCTTTTGTTCTTAAAACAGCCTCTCATGGATAATCTAGAGGCCCAAACGTATGAAACATTTGAGAGAGATACTATGAAGTACAGCCAGGTACGGATGTTTGTAATGATTACTTTCTTATTGCCTCTTTCTCTCCCTCTCTGCCTACATCTCCAAGATTGCGCACATACTAAAGTAGCAGTCTTACATTGTACTATACTTGAAGCATCACTGAAGCTTATTTACTTGGATatcctttgttttgtttttttatagtATCAAAGGGCAGTAGCCAAAGCATTGATAGATAGGGTTCCAGATGACCAAGCATCTAATGTTACCACTGTAAGTTTATGGAAGGATGCTATTAATTTCAAGTTTCTAGTTTTTCTCAATGGAAGTTTCAAACAAAGCAGAGTGACTAATAATTCAACTTAAAGGTTACTCAAATGTTCGTAGTATAGTAACCATTCCATTTGCAAATAGGTATTAATGGTTGTGGGAGCAGGACGGGGTCCACTTGTTAGAGCCTCCTTGCAGGTAAGTTCTTATCTCTGCTCTAAAGGCTCTTCAAGAGTTGTAGTAATATCATATGCATGTATTGGCTTACACAATTGACTTCTCCCATTTCCTTGCAAAATTTATAGGCAGCAGAAGAAACTGGCAGGAAACTAAAGGTGTATGCTGTAGAGAAAAATCCAAATGCAGTTGTCACACTTCATGTAATTATTTATTTACATTTGTATATTCTTTTAACATCATCATATTGCTCAACTGCGGATCAAGTCTGATATCTTCTTGTCCCAAACAGAGCTTGGTGAAATTAGAGGGATGGGAAAACCAAGTCACTGTTATTTCCAGTGATATGCGTTGCTGGGATGCTCCTGCGAAAGCTGATATTTTGGTATCCACATTTTCCTCTAGCACTTCAATCAAATTCATTTGCCTACACTATTTATTGTGTAGTACACACTTCCATGCTTCAGGTGAGTGAGCTTCTTGGATCTTTTGGTGACAACGAATTATCTCCTGAGTGCCTTGATGGAGCGCAGAGATTTTTGAAGGAGGATGGTATTTCGATCCCGTCATCGTAAGTGGTTCCTCTGGATGATTTGCTTGCATGTTTTTCTTTGTCATGCTCTCTTACTGAAACAAAGGGTACAAAAACGAGACAATAGCCAAAAACCAGCAGTTCCAAATCATCCTGGAAAAGAAAGAAATTTTTCATACATTTTACATCTAGTCTTCTGTCTGCAGCTATCTTCTCGATATCATTTCATATATATTGTGCTTAACGAATTTGCTACTTCAGGTACACAAGCTTTATACAACCAGTGACAGCATCAAAGTTATACAACGATGTAAGTTTTTATTGATTATATCTTTACCATGTTTATTTGCATTACAATAGACCTTTCAACTCATTCAAGGTTATTTGCAGGTGAAGTCACATAAGGACCTTGTGCACTTTGAAACTGCTTATGTAGTCAAGCTGCACAGTGTGGCAAGGCTTGCACCTTCACAGCCTGTAAGTTCagattctgttattaaattcACCATATTCTTTCCAAGACATCAATCGGTTGATTCTTTTTGTATAATCGTTTCGGTTGCCGAATTTTCCTTctttcattaacaaaattcttttTATATAGTCGTTTTCGGTTGCTGAATTTTCCTTCTTCATTAACATAATCTTTTACCATGTCCCTCTCTTTTGCATCTTAAAGGTTTACTGTCTCTGGTGCTTAGGTCAAGCACTTAGTGTATCTTGCCATATAGCTGATTGATAAATTGACCAGACATTCTTCCTTGTTTGTACCAGGTATTTACATTCACCCATCCCAATCATTCAGCTGAAATAAATAATCAGCGTTACAAGAAGTTGCGGTTTGAGATACCTAGGGATACGGGGTCTGCGATGGTTCATGGTATGTAGTTGTGAAATTATTTGAATTTAGTTTCATTTTTTACTTCCAGCCTTGCAATTGTCTTGAATGGAATCAAAGTCTTGACTAAGTGCATATCCGTTCTTTAGTAAGTTGGAAAACTTCAAAAGGCTTGCCAATAACCTGTAAAGTTTTACATCTAAAATTACAATGGCGCATAATTTTTATGCAACTGTAATAGCTAATAGGCGATTggttttctttctattttgcaaAATTTTTAAATAACTTTCAGTTGAAGATAATACAATCCTATTAGCTAATGGATACATACTAATGTGAAATGCAAAACATTTGAATTTTTAATATGTTTCTCCAATTCACAGGATTTGCTGGTTACTTTGATGCAACACTTTACAATGATGTTCATCTTGGTATTGAGCCCACCACTGCCACCCCTAACATGTTCAGTTGGTATGCTATATTCCCTACTTGCTTTACATGCACAACATAAATAGTTATTAAACAGTTAAAACTGTATGTATCTTTCCATCTTTTTTTGCACAATCTAACACCCGTCTTCGTTGTGTGTTCCCTGTTGTTGAATCAGGTTTGCTATATTTTTCCCTTTGAGGAAACCAGTGTGTGTAAAACCAGGGCCTCCTTTAGAAGTTCATTTTTGGAGGTGCTGTGGGTCTACTAAGGTAAAGAGTTTTTACTACAACAAGTGTTTAAAGTTAGTTTTTGAAAGCCACTTCTTCTGATGGTTAATTTCAAGTGTTAAAAGTTATTTTTGCCGTAATTTTCTCTGTTTCTCTATCTATCTAGGGTGTTTGATACTAATAAGATTCGTTGTGTGCAGGTTTGGTACGAATGGTCTGTTACATCTCCCTCCACGACAGACATCCACAATAGCAACGGCCGCTCTTATTGGGTTGGCCTGTAGGATCTTACTTATCATTTTGTAACATATTTTGTTGTTTTCTCACAATGCAAGTAAGTTTGTATACACTTACCTGAGTATGAAAATGAATGAAAATTAGAGTTTTCCTCTCTTTACATATGTTTAGAGGCAGACTCTTTACTTGTATGTAGTTATGGATTAAGTAGGATTATTAACAACTTGAAAGCGTCAAAACCGTGCCCCCTATTGGAACTTGGGTTCATAGAGTCAAATTTAAATTATGTCAACTTTCAGTGTTTGTTTCTTCTGTTCAAGTAAATGTTGTAGGGGACTAGTCTTGAAGCATATCCTTGGGAAGTTGTGCTACAACAATGATTGTGTACTCACATTTGGCTTGGAGAATGTACGGTTCCTGTTCTACTTCCATCCAGAGCTCGTAGAATCAGTTGGCATATTTGGGCAATTGTTTTAGGTTATGTCACCTCTATGCCACTAGTTTTAGGATGATTTTATAAACTAAAGTTTGCTGCCTAAAAACTTATTTCATAAACCAagaattattgttttacaaaaccAAGTAGTGTTTAGAATAGTTCATTATGTCAAATCTCAATGATCTGAGAACaacatttgtaaggatttggGGTTTCCATTAGCTGCCAAAACCAACCCCATGCTTGGTTTGGTGACGGTCAGACAACACTGCTCCATAAACAAAGGTGTGAGGAAGACCAAAAGTGAATATACACCAAGCAGGCAAGCAAGAAAGGAAGCTGCTGTAGTTGGCAGAGAAGACAAATTAAGTGAAATCTTTAAGCTTTGCAAGGTGATGACGTCGTGCCACCTTAAGGTATTGCCTTACCAAAGAAGTATAACCAGCAGTATAGTTCAATCATGGAAGCAGAAAAAATATTTAGCTACAGGCAAGGAtgattttgtaaacaaaagctcagaTAATTAGCACTTGAGAACAGTCGTAAGTAGCATTTAACGAAGTCCATGATAGACATTTCAATCATTGCAGATGAAGACATATCGCCAGGAAaaaaaaagatggaacaaaaaaagaCAAACTCAAACTGCACCTCTGGCAAGAGAAGTCTCGTCTTTTTATTGTTTGGGTACGGCAGTACATACATCAGTATCTTTAAATTGTTCTATTTGAAGGTTAAAACAACATCATTTTGATATTTGAAGAGGCTGTTGGAAGTGCTCTTAGCTTACCGCTAAAATGTTTAACTTGTCTCACTCTTTTGGGCTTCCTCCAGATTGcattttttaacaaaaaaacTCAAAACAGTTCAGCATCACATCCTTCCACTTCTTCAATCTGGACAAACTTGAGGCGAGACAGTATTCCCGGCAATGACAATCCTGCTTCCCACTCATCTCCAACGTCAACCAAATTCGACATCTAAACAATCACAACAACGGATAGGTTAATTAGTgacaaaataataagataaaataaaaatcaccTCACAGGTTCCTTCCTTGCATAGAAAATGTTACACAAAAATAAATGTCCCGAATGGGATCTATGAAAAACATAAATGTAAGGATTTTGCATGCTAGGTCAAAAAACAAAAGCTTGGTTCAGCGTTACCTCCTTGTATGTAAGTGATACATGAGTTATATGAGGAGAAATATTGAGTAAGTATGCTATACCCCGCAAACAACCTCTTGTTGACCACAATTCCAGCTTCACATTTTGTAGATTACATAAGTCAGGTGGCTGGTAATCTATCAATTACACAGTtttttgtgggaacgatccttactaccgctatatttctagttaattagtggaaaatatctcgattaatctttatggttacgacacgcatcaaattctgGCGCCGCTGCCTGGGAAcaattgctaattgatttgttaattgtttagcttgtttttgtttttgtttttgtctatagattttctcttttatttttagttatcttatgagtcgtcatgtttccttatggaAATAACATGAACAGTGCGCAAGATCACTCGTATGACAGTGgttatcaatatggttttcaatcccAACTTCATGATAACTACCAACCATACCAAGAgtttaatcaaaaccaatctttggTTACGATCCATACCCTTCGGAACCTTACGGATATTCTGATACATATCAACCTCCTTATggtgggtatgtaagtgaacaatcacaaggatgaggGGATAATTATGCTTCTAATAATTTTTCTAGTCTTGCAGCTctaatgcaacaatttatggacaATTTGGACCGAGAAAATCAATTGATGCAAGAGTCCCATCAAAAGTTGGACGAGCACAACAAAAAGACTGAAGATACACTCCAAGAACTTCAAAGGTCTATAGATATCATGAAGAATCGTATTGATCAACTAAGGAGGAAATGACTGAGGAAGAAGTTTGGTCTCAAAGCCAAAATAATTCTGATGTTCTCCCGATCAGCAATGGATATATGACCGATGAAAATTAGGAAAGTGATCAATCTTTCGAAAGTCTTTGCAACAATggttccaactccggatcataataacgatcattcgcctattcaaaaggaggagattgggaatgacatatctattgttatatATGGTGTAACGTATCCAAACGAAGATATTAGGAATTGCACCAATGAATTAGACATTTTGGGAGAGGATTCTGATTCTGATGATGAGGAGTGTAGGGATTATAATATCTCGAAGGAGTACACATAAGAGGGCGCTCTTACATATGAACCTAATTTTTGGTCCGACGACGATGAGAAATATGAGCGACCTTTAttcgagaatgaaaccaaattgattgatttcgtggaagacccaattgagcttgccaaggattataatgatgttgAGATTCCGGTTGAAGAAGAAACCGACGAAGAATGCCTAaagagtttgatagaggaccacgatacaaacgaggtaaataattcattgcaattctttaagaatgatgaggatccTGTAATATAAGAGATTGTGGGAGGCTTGTCCAATCCTTTGCACATTTCTAAATCATTTGATTCACATCACTTAGGGTTGAGTatatgtgcttccaaagtttggacatattattttgcttctaagtatccaccaattgatgtgtttgattccaGCATTGTGCAGGTTTACCGAGAGGAACCGATAGAaattatcttattttatgttctttatccactttcGAGTAAAAAGAACTAAGTGTGGGGAAAACTTCCAAGCAAGATTTGTGTGAATTTCATTACTTATATCGTATGCTAATGTTTGTGTGAATTTGTTattagaattgcagattgttttctAGGTGGATTACCAGATTTTCTGATTGTTTGTACGACCGATAACAAGAATGTCAGGgtgaggacgttaaactaagtgttgaatgggaggcaacccattggttttgtatttaggatttttcaccttgattttacttaggatgagtcaattacattgaggataatgtaaactttaagtgtgggggagtgtttgaatgttttgcatatatagtttttcaaaaaaaattataaatatttgcataaaacctccaacttgtagagattttagagtcactaataTACTTTTAGCTATGTTTATATACAGATTTCTCATCGAAATAATGGAACTTATGATTGCTTGAGAATACTAAAGATTAGGTGTTATTAATCTTTGGGCGAAGTCATTACTGTTTGTGGCTCAACTTAACCATGTCGGTGGCAAATTAGGTGCATAAAGATATCtagtattagagttgttgatcaatcattagtggagactacccgtatTTACATCAAGTGATGCACCGACCTTCAACTCTTTGTAGCTGAATAAATtgtccttttagagtgtgtgtcattgtgcgctaattccgggtagaatggtgagctaccccacTTCGCACcaatttcagcactatttttgatctcttgagtgctcatctgtcaatcatgaggatgacgtTTAAAGATGAAAGCCTCATTCTTTTAGTTTTAATTGCAAtttgcaccattctctctctctctctaacaatgggtccatagaaacacatcatcatcatcaaaatctatgaagaaagttgaagacgtttaaggtttacaagcaacaatacaaggaataGTAAATTTcgtattcaagtaaagcaacatacaatgagcagatttttatatacatattgAAGACTTACAATAAAATGAGCATAATTGTATAtccaagaaaatcaaaagatgagattcATTGAAGTTTAGGAtacaaagacaatacaagttgtgaagaatcaagcagtAAAGTACTTAAACCACGACcatgatatttttattttctatttaattcttCTTGTCTCTtatagcaaaaaaaaatattttaaaaaaattaaataatagaaagacaagaaaattgttttggtttgtatttaGTTTTGTCATCAATAAAGccatgaagaagaaaaatatataaagaagtttcaagcaacaaggaaatataggaaaagagttacaaattatcgaagttctacgaagttcaagattttatcatcaatagttgaagtcgAAGATGAAGAccaggaagatgaagaaaaagagccgaagacgtttctattggatgatgCGAGAGTGTTGCTATCATTATTTCCAATCGAATGTGCATGTGAGTGAGTATTCCCATCCTCTTAATAGTGTTTGATTTTTTTGTCTTAGAGATCATTAGAAAAAAAAGacttttatttcccacgatcttgtggggtcttCATAAATTGTTTCAGAAGGTTTCATTCCTATAGTTCAACGTGTGTagtatttctctcttcattcctacccgCACACATGTGAGATCTATAAAAAAACCCTTCTTATTGAGTGTAATTATCATAAAACcatattggtgaggcagaagtcaagGAGAAATGCTTATTGGTCGCTCTCGAACCTGAATTCAATATGGCGTAGGTTGACCAGTCACATTTTCTTCGATTTTCTCTTGTACTTATGACTTCTTGACATTAGATTGAGAATCTTTATGTTCTCCTAACTCCTTGGATGCTTGGAACTTTGCAAGACtttgaagttggagaaggttttgtgggtatacctcttgtaagaccTCACGAGATTATAACCCGAcccatccactagggacacctaggggtttaaatgctTGTTGCACATCTTAAGTATAACCGTAACCTCAACGAAAGCGCGTTGTTGTATTTTTGAttaggtagtttgctcgaggactagaaaaagccAAGTGTgaaggaatttgataagtgcttaatttacatgtttagagtgACAAAAATCCAttcttgttttagctataattcttgcatattacttgttattatgattattttctagttggtgaatcatccaaaaaggagctacaaagtgcttaaaTTGACAAGAAAGTAAAGTATTATTGATGAAGAAGGGCCAAAGAATAAATTCAATTCACTCAAATACAAGAGTTCTTATAAGCATCTTGTATAGAATTTAATTACGAAGtgaacacaaaaagaatgaggttattcagagttcagacgaagaagttatgagcaaaacagctGAGATAAAAAAAGTGAAACACATAACACAACAATCGGGAGATAAAGGGGGGACCATGACTTACGATTGTATGTGATTTTGGATATATAAGAAGTCCGTTTTGGAGGTCTTACAATAGGTAGATAAGTTTTGTAACAAGCCTACTTATTATGGGAACTTATGGGAATAGCAAACTTGAGTTTTTGGGACATTACAATCGGGAGAAAGATGGAAGACAATACTACCGATTATGACAAGCCAAGAGAGACTTCCTGGACACGTTTTGAAAGTATAAAAGGAGGAAACTTGACTCCAATTGGTTTCCTAACCTTAGAAGAGAAGGGACCTGAAGGCCAAGCATTGAGAGTACAAAAGAAGACATCCAAGgcctaaaaaaaaacttttatcctttgGAAACTCATTTCTACCTCTCATATTACATCTCTtgcatcaaaacctagggtttacccctttagggggaacctATTCTTCTTgtaattatgagtagctaaacctttgttgatgaaggataAATTCAATGCACTAGACGTATTCTTTATTAGTTATATGAATCTAttcagagtttttatcatcatcgtttgtctttaccgtATTTaatgtttatgagtgattcttagattgatttggagtgcatgatagattgatctattgattattctaaagctagtagaagttaggagatagtaatcgtcgaataactctctacataAATATAAATCGCGAgatcttgcagagggattctgtggagtaaTTTCGAGTGAAGATAACATCAACAAGTGGTCCTTGAGCTAAGAGTTCAACTagtgggatcaacctaattcacaaatcctaaagcattcgattggattacaccttggaTGAGCTACTACTTGATGGTTCGATAGAATAGAATATGATATTGGAGAGATTTCGTATCAaaggtaaaaggagttttggggataacactgagctagttgatattctacggttggtgatagaTGATTCtaatgaaatataaataagtatactaatccagttaacgcttggtaacgacgaatgactccttgatcatccctttcatCTAATTCtccttttattctttttatttactttaacCAAACCAATCTCCCCTTGTGTTttcatttattttaattttgagaATATAAATAACCTATTTATTACACAGCTCTTTATGGGAACAATCCTTACTactgctatattactagttaattagtgggaaatatctcaattaatttgttgtggttacgacacgcatcagggAACAACATCAAAGTGACTGCAAATCATAGTAATAAGACAAGGAAAGAAAGGATTTTATCTTACCATGTTCATGCCAATAATTTGACGAATGACGAGTCCAGAGAAGTCAATATTCTCTAATTGGATGAAATAGTAGACGAACTCAGCCACAGTCCTGGTCCACTAATTTTTGTCGATGGTGCTTGAAATGAGAAGCCTAggttactaaccacctctcaagaacaatccaaacaaatcaaataatATTTTAGATATCTTGTTTGGGAAAAAAATGATCTTCACTACAAACAATCTCAATTGAAGTTGATGCTTGATCTTCTCCTCCAAAAATGTGGggatacctgcaaaacaaaactcTCTGACGCTCAAGTTAGAACAGAGTTTTTCACAGGtgattttctagggtttgatCGCATACCTTTGTTAGGATTTTTGTTATCCTTTTATAAGTTAAAAGAGTCTCTAGATAAGGCTCTATTGCGACATCTCCGCTCATGTTACTTATCTAACCTGTGACCAAATTGATTCTAGAACTTTCTCGAGTCTTCCATAGGGTTTTCGAGATAAGTTCGCACATGAAATATTGACCGTGACTGGAGACTGTAATTACATCCAGGGCTATAGCCGGCAGCTTGGGCTGGCCCTTGCCCCCTATAATATGCATAGAGTACacacatcgccccctcttaaccctTAATAGATTAAGGGGTTAAGAAATTTGAAGGTACGATTTAGTCTTCCCCATTGGTTATGTAGTCACGAGCGATGTCGCCCCCACTTGCAGCAATTGTAGTTGATTTGAAGTATGGCGTATTTGCTCTCCATAGTTGCATGCGACTGCGGTATCATTGGAATGATGAGACATGCTCTCGTGCCCAGAACTTTTAGTTAGTATTAACACCTGTACCACTAAATCTAGTGCAACGACATAAAGCAATCAATGgactcaaattcaagatggttaTGAAGATGGGCTATATGTAAGCAGTCGTTGGACGCATATTTGTACGTACTTGCCACTGCCTGTATATTAGCTTCCGCATCTGTGCATCTCTCAGTAAGAGACCTATAATGAATAATACCAGTGATCAAACGTCGTAGATACGTGGAAGTCATAAAACCAAAAGGGATAAGGCAAGAAGATTTTGAGATCGTCCGCCTATGGACGTCTACCACGAAAAGAAAGTCAAAAACCGATTTACACCAAATTTTTGCCCCCATTAGCATTTAGGCTATGGAGTAAATTATTGTAATATAGGGGACTTTACAACATTACTGTAATCGATCTAGAATCCAGGATCTGTCTGATGTTGAAAATGCAGGTGGAGTTACCGTTTTGCCGCGGTGGAAAAGAAGAACAATGTTAGCAGGTCATATTGTTACGCCTTTAGTCATTGATATATGACGATCACTAGCTGCTAGACTTCTTTAGCTGGTGAACAACATACAAGTGCATTCGTCCTTCGTATAGGAGCGTATTGAGTTCAACGACTTTGCATCTACCTTTAACGTATGCCTCTGGCTGAGAGGAGAACTAGTTTCTTTACCGCATCAACTTGTTTATGCCTTTGATCTTTAATATTGTCCATTAAGTGGCTAATCAGATTTCCAGTAGGGTTATGCAATTAGCATCAGAGATAAGCATGGTTTGAGGAGTTTCATTTTCACCGTCAAGTAATTTATATAGTTTGTATCTTAGATATCAAATTCTGATTACCAAACTACATGAATTGATTACCAAACTACATGAAATAATTAGTATGCTATCGA from Papaver somniferum cultivar HN1 unplaced genomic scaffold, ASM357369v1 unplaced-scaffold_24, whole genome shotgun sequence includes the following:
- the LOC113341070 gene encoding protein arginine N-methyltransferase 1.5-like, with the translated sequence MPLGQRPGDKSDSRFCGVETEFDDDVAQVLAFNVSGGFDFMVLPLMDPTYRPSLVTSGSGAVLPCAGSDLVLSPSQWSSHVVGKISSWIDLDSEDEVLRMDSEIALKQEIAWASHLSLQACLLPSPKSASCANYARCVNQILQSLNNMQLWLRIPLDKNDDDDAMNGNSDHSSDGDVDSWEWWNSFRLLCEHHSQLSIALDVWSTLPSPNSLGRWFGEPVRAAILHTSAFLTNARGFPCLSKRHQKLIDGLFNHSMQIVVCGKPAHNISADSLESVPTDYSNNHVDGIARHPLRSYLDYVAYLYQRMDPLPEQERFELGYRDFLQSPLQPLMDNLEAQTYETFERDTMKYSQYQRAVAKALIDRVPDDQASNVTTVLMVVGAGRGPLVRASLQAAEETGRKLKVYAVEKNPNAVVTLHSLVKLEGWENQVTVISSDMRCWDAPAKADILVSELLGSFGDNELSPECLDGAQRFLKEDGISIPSSYTSFIQPVTASKLYNDVKSHKDLVHFETAYVVKLHSVARLAPSQPVFTFTHPNHSAEINNQRYKKLRFEIPRDTGSAMVHGFAGYFDATLYNDVHLGIEPTTATPNMFSWFAIFFPLRKPVCVKPGPPLEVHFWRCCGSTKVWYEWSVTSPSTTDIHNSNGRSYWVGL